The Gasterosteus aculeatus chromosome 18, fGasAcu3.hap1.1, whole genome shotgun sequence genome segment CCGCTCAGTCACCTTGAGGACTCGATGACCCTTTAATCCTTTAAAACGCAGGTTCCTTGGATCCTTGATAAGATGCCCAGattccatttcttcttttcatgTGTTCGATGTAAAGAGAATATGAACCCTATTTAATGTATGACGTCACAGAACTGTATTTACTTTGATCCAGACTGTAGCGATCGAAGCGGTGATTGACAGCCGATAATCACCGACAGAATCCATCGGCTCGGAGGACGAAGCCATCGAACTCAAATTGAAGAGAGTAGTGGGCGGGAACAGGGGGGCGGGGCAGGAAGCTGTGATTGGATGAAGTTTGCAGAAGAAGAGCGCTGATTGGCCGGAAGTGATTTGTGAGGGCGGGAAGTTTCCAGGAGAAAAAGAGCGCTGATTGGTCGACAGTGCCAAGGAGGCGGCAGGTTCCCCGGAGAGGAAGagcgctgattggctgagacGGAGACGTCGCGCACACGCTCAGCCGGTTAAGAAGACGCCGGTCCGGACGTTCCGAACAGAGGAACGATGCCGTCGGTGTAACGACTCGTAGACACAACCGGCGGAGTAAAGTAAAGCGGACAGAGAGAACCGTGTGCTCCGGACCATGGTTCTGCAGAACCAGCATGGCGGGACCGGCGAGCCGCCGCTCACGGTCTCAGCCCGCCGCCCGGTGCCGCAGAAAGCGGACGCGTGCAAGACGGCGTCCGGTCACATCAAGCGGCCCATGAACGCCTTCATGGTGTGGTCCAAGGGGGAGCGCAGGAAGATCATGGAGCAGGCGCCGGACATGCACAACGCCGAGATCTCCAAGCGGCTCGGGAAGCGCTGGAAGACGCTGAAGGACACCGAGAAGATCCCGTTCGTCCGGGAGGCGGAGCGGCTCCGGTTGCAGCACATGGCGGACTACCCGGACTACAAGTACCGGCCCAAGAAGAAGCCCAAGGCGGACGGCTGCGCGGCGCCTCCTCCCGGGAAGCCGTGCGTCCGCTCCCCGGAGAAGACTGTGAGCAGGAAGAGGGTCTCCAGGATGAAGGGGGGGGCGGTCCGAGCGAGCAGCACCGTGCCGGACCCCCGGTACCGGTACCTGTTGACCAGCAAGCTCGTCAAACGGGAGTttacggaggaggaggatgatgatgatgatgaagagtccgaggaggaggaccagcCAGGCGCAGCGGGACCGGAGGGAACCGAACCCACCGGGCGGCTCTTCTACAGCTTCAAGGACATCACGCGGAGGAGCACCGGGACACCTGCGTCCCTCTCGCCCGCGTCCTCCTcccggtcctcctcctcggtcTGCGGAGGagacgacgaggacgagggggaggacCGGGACGGGACCGACTTCACGCTGAGCCTGCTGGCCGGCCTGCACGCGTCCTCCTCGGAGCCGTGGAGCTCCTCCGCGTGCAGCCCGGTCCCCCCGGCGGCCGTGGGCCTGTCGCTGGTGGACACGGACCTGGACTCGGGCAGCAGCTCCGGGAGCCGCGGGTCGCACTTCGACTTCCCGGACTACTGCACGCCGGAGCTCAGCGAGATGATCGCAGGCAGCTGGCTGGAGGCGAGCTACTCGGACCTGGTGTTCACCTTCTGATGCCGGGGAGAAGGTCCTGGAGAACCGGCCTCTGGTTCTTCTGCGAGAACAGTTCTCAAAAGCTCAACAGAGTTGAtggatttcattttctgttgctAAGCCTTGTAGTGAACTATGAGATCAGGATGGAACCGGAACCAGAACTATTTTACGTGACTTCTTTGacttaagccccgccccccgcaGGAGCCCTTTATTTTGATATTCACACAACCAAACATACCTCGTGTTTTTTAAGAATGCAAATATTTTCAGGCATATTTTTGTACAAACTGTTTTGTTTCAGGCACTTCTTCTCTGCTATATTTGACTCGCGAGGGTTCGAATCCCTGCCTTGCTTTAACGGTTTTTTAAAAACGCGTGTGCAGAACCGGAAGTGGGTCTGGCGGTCCGGATTGTAAATGTTGTGTAAGATAAAGTTTAGACCTTTTGTGTACATATGTTGTTACGGATGTTACGTTTTTTATCAAGTTTATAAGGAcacgtttgttttgttcattatttttgtGCAATATGCaagaaaaataaagtttttctttttgtagcaGCAGAACCTGCGTTAACGTGTCTTCATGGTGACGTCACTGATCCCCGCGGCTCCTTAAAGGGCCGCACCCCGCTTTTTGAACGCGCTCCTGATGTTTAGTTTAAGGCTTTGAGGCCTTTGATCTTTGTATAAAGTGTAGCGACCTGAATAATGACCACGATCAATACTTTAACGCTGCGCTGGAGCTGGTCCACGTGCGTGATCTCCGATGCTCACGTTGTGATGTCGTTGTTTTCATCTATTCTGAAAGCGGGATGAGATTtaagaataataaaatatatcgACCAAATTCTTAACATGAACAAACATTGTAAAattaatcatttctttgaattacatgtcatttagctgtttttatccaaagcgacttacaatattTAACCCAATGAAtcttatttatattataaaagAGGTAAAGGTTCCGCTAAGTGAAGTAGTGTAAATGGCCGTCATGAGAGCTGTTTGAATTATCTAATGTCACGGAATcgtgcttcaatgcttccttacttagccCCTTAGCATAGGAACCATCCTTTACTAAAGGAGGTTATTCcttcccacaattccttgcggctACAATATTTCAATTAGCTCCAGACTGACGTCAGTAACGTGCGTCTCCGTCCATCTTTACCACGTAGCTCCGTGGAAGTCGATTCCCTAAACACCGCCGtgtcttttcctaactcctcatgcaCTTTCCTAACCATCTGTTCTGTCAAGGAAAGGTGGTTAGGAGTCGACGTTAGGAGGCAGCTTCtctcttcagtctcctcagcagcagcagttgagaAAACCGAGCGCTCACAGGCGGAGAACCGTTGACCTCCTGACCTCCTATTGGTCGCCCATTGACCTCCTGACCTCCTTAGCTCCTATTGGTCGTCCCGGTGATCCTATGACCCCTCAAGACCTCGGCTTTGCATTCTGGGTaacctgaaacaaaacaaagggtggaggagaaagagctgGGGCTTAcatgtcccagcatgcactgcagcACAGCCAAagcagctgcccccccctcatGGACTCTGAGGCCCCCGCTGAGAGGGTTTGCTTCTGTCCCATCGTTGGGTGTTTGAGGCCCGCCTGCATTTTGAGCCCTTTAGGAACGGTTTCCCACtagaattacccacaagtcattgcaacaTGAGTTTCAATAACCAGTggaaaaggtaaacaaagaggaggcaCACGTGTGTTAAGACTGTCATAATAAAGTGTATATATTTAAAAGATCAAGGCTTGAAGAGAAAAACAGTTGATATTTATTAAACTCTTCATCaaataattgatttttttcaactttaccaccactgctcccgttgcctagaaACCTGCTGCGCTTGACTACAGATAGAGAAGATaatcttcttatttcattttattttgtatgtcccagtcctcccagtcctcccagtcccCCCAGCCCCCCAGTCCCGCAGTTCGCCGTGTCCCCTGTCCTCTGACTCGTCATCAGCTGATCAGAGGCTGCAGACatgaaaaggcctttttataggaggagaaggaagaagaagaggaggaggaggaggagaaggaagaagaggagaaggaggaggaggaggaggagaaggaagaagtagaggaggaggaggaggaggaggagaaggaagaagtagaggaggaggaggaggaggaaggactgACGATGGAGGAGATTGTATTCAATGATTTGTTAATCCTGTTAACTCTGGTATCAAGAGCTCGTGTCCTTCAACTCTCATGTAAACAAGACCTTGCTTTCAATAAAAGAGTCAAAGAATCAATGATCAATATTCAGACTTTTTATTAGTTCCAACAGATTAAcagtgaagatgaagatgatgaagagcaCCGAGGAAACATCAACATGCAGACAAACAGATATCAGGTCACTTTATAATCTGCCTTCAATAAACCGATGATGTATTCATGAATTACTTTTAATCCAAAATTCAGAATAAAAGTCAACAACATTGATTATtaatcattaatattaataagaGATAAAATACTTCAAAGTTGAACTCTTTTAGCTTCGTTGCACCAGAGGTCATCTGGATGGACaataacaaccacaacaacaataacaacaacaaccacaacaacaataaccacaacaacaacatgcagaGCTTCTACTAAGCTTCCTGTTGTTCTACTGACACCACGGCCCCCCAGCAGACGCCTCCTGCTCCTCGGTTCCTCACTGCACGAGACCAGGACCTGATTTAAGGTCACTACTATTCTTACTAGATGACGTCTGACCCGAGGCCTTCGGATTGCTTCAGAAGGTGGGGAGGCGGCTCCTGGTGGACCCTCAGTGCTCTGCTCACAGGTCACGATGAGGTCACGGTGGGGTCACGGTGGGGTCACAGGATGCTCTCCCGCTCCTCTCCGAAGGTGACGGTGTCGGAGGACACGGTGCAGACCTCTGGGGGGTCGCCTGGTTTCAGGCCCCTCTTCAGGTGGACCACGCGTACGTTCTCGTTGTTGGGACCCggcctggtggaggaggagcaggaggaggagctcgggGATAGGATGACATcgctggtggaggaggcggggttggaggaggtgaagccctctgcgggggggcgggggcggttCCCTTGCAGGgcgttggtgttgttgttgaggGTGACTGTGCTGGGCGTGCGGTTTAGGTTGAAGGACCTGGAGGAGGTCCAGGTCTCCTCGGGGCTGCTGGCCAGCAGGCTGCACTGGTCCTCGGAGCAGATGGACATGCGGGCCACCGCCGGGTCCTGCAGGCCACTGAGGCTGCTGGGAAGTCCCTGCTTCCTGGCCACGCCCTCCTCGTCCAGCTCGATGAGGTTGGCCCTCTCCAGCTGCGACAGGTCCGCCTCCTCGTCCTGCAGCGAGTGGTTGGGCGAGCTCTCGTTGGACCGCACGCCGGAGTCCGACGAGTCCTTCTTGTCCAGCGTGGCGTCCGACAGGTAGTCCTTCCCCTTCAACGCCAGCGAGCCGCCGGGGGGGGGCTTGGGTCCTGCCTTCTTCCCGTCTTTCAGCAGCGGGGCATTGTCGGACTCCTCCGACTCCTCGTCGTCACTGGTGAGCTTCTGGTAGCGCAGCCCGCCGGCCTTCAGCTTCAGGTCAGCGGCGCCCTGGAACAGGCCCCCCCTCTCCGCTGAGGCTTTGCGGGTCAGCGGGTTCCTGGAGGACCCCTGCTCGCCCTTCTCGTCCTCCTCGGTGATGGGGTCCAGGGCGTCGGAGTTGGAGGCGAACTCGGCGGAGTCCGCAGGCGGCTTGCCGGCGCTCCTCTTGCTGAAGGACTTGCGTCCGTCCGGCTCGGCGCCTTCCTTGCTCTCGGCCGACGAGGTCATGAAGTGACCTGGCTGTGGTTGGACGGGCCTCTCGCCCCCGGCGCCGCCCATCTCCACCTGGGCCATCTGGGCGATGTACTCCTGGTAGGCGCTGCGGTACTCGTCCTGCTGCCGGTCCGTCAGGCGGGCGATGTCGTTGGAGGACTCCTGGGAGTTCAGGCTGGTCATGCTGGCGGTGCGATGAGCGCCACCCTGAGGATCGAAGGAGAcgagatatttatatttaagcgACTTACATCACAGTTTGAACCCGtgaccttttacatttctgACCGGGGGAATTCGGGGTCAgacgtcttgctcagggacactttgacatgggacatggggcagctgggactccaaccaccaaccttgcgccacaacgacccccaAATACTCAATGGAGATGCTCAgaattgaacccaggacctcatacatgcgctcTATCACTGAATACAACTGAATTAAACTGATTCTTCACCATCCACTGCGTGTTCCCCGGCCGCGGAGCCTCGTCCAGTCCCACCGCGCTCAGCTCCTCAAAGCTCAGGTTGAAGCTGTACATGGGAGATGCGTCTGAGCCGGCGTGGGGCGGAGCCACCGCTCGCCGCCCCGCCTCCACGTGAACGCCCACGACACTGCCTTGCTCACTGGCAGCTTCCTCGTGCAGCACCTGCCGCTCTATGTGGCGCATGTCAAGAACCTGCAGGAGACGACAACGTCACAGCTGCACCAAAGATAAATATTCACCTATAttatgcataaatattcaaatatgctaCACGTTTACTCTTTATCTGTATGTCAGAGACATGCTAACAGTTAGCCGCTGGCTTTCGCTCACCGTGGCTCTGAAGAGCTGCCAGTCTCCAAAGTTCATGCTCATCTCCTTCTTCAGCTCATCGATGTTGCACTGCGTCAACACTCGGCCGTTGACGTTGGCCTGGAAACCAGAGAAAACGTTTCAGTGTCACGTGACCTTCCTCTCCTGGATGAGCAGAAGCCACACCCACCTTCCGGATGGTGGCGCCGTAGTGTCCCATCATGCTCTGGTCGATGCCGTCGATCTGCCGCACGCGCTCACACACGGCCTCCGTGGTCATGGAGCTGAGGAGCACGACCGGAGCGGCGGACGCCACCGAGGACGGGCCCTGTACAGAGACACGGCGGTTTGAATCCCAGGACGTAGCAAACACACGGGAAGGACCACGTCCCTGAGGACATTTGTCTGATTATCTAAATAGAGAAAGCAGCTTAATGTCGCTACTTGATTAGCATCTCGGTTTTATCTAAGGGACGTTTTGTTTTGGTGCAAAGAAACTAATAAAAGTCAATTCTACGAGCTAGTCAAGGCagggtgcatgctgggagttgtAGTGGGCAGAGGGAGTGAGTCTGATCAggcagagaggaaaggaggaaaggagggaaggagggaaggagttaGGGAGAGTTCAATACCTGCTTCCTTTTCAAAGATGAAACCTTAGACTGCAGACAgacaagcagacagacagacagacagacaagcagacagacagacaagcagacagacaggtgaggaatgaaacatctggaaaaacaaagatggcggacaGAAAAAGCGTGAAAATGACTGACTGATTTcactgagaagaagaagaaatcatcGTGTTTCTACGCAGCCCcacaaaccacagaagaagagctgTTGTTAGCGGCGGGAAGGTTTTGAAGTAACAGGAAATAAATCATGCGTGATCATCAAAATAATCATGAAAGACCAGAAAAATCTTTGTTTTGACGTAATTACTGGTTCTTTTATTTTAGGATGAGTAaatccatatttatttattcaatttggtgttattttaaaatagaTTCAGGACTTTTTTAATGTTACGTTTATTAAAGCTGACGATCCTCCATTCTGAAGGTACTCACAGCGGCGACGTCCCGGCTGTAGGAGTGTTTGGGTGGAGGACGTGGGTGGAGGTATGATGGGTAGGTGGAGGCCATGAGAGGGCGAGGCACCTCGTAAAGGTGATGGGGGAAATATggctgaaggtggagggggggggcagaaatcaAAATAACGTTCACAGAGAGGATTGGACATCAAACAATAAAAAGGAGGCAAATGAGAAGCAGCGCGTCTGATTGGCGGGTCCGCTTGACAGgaagctgtgacatcacagctcAACCAATGGGGCAAGGCGACATCGGCGGGTGGGGGCGGAGTCTGGACTCACCCTGTTGTAGAAGGGGTGCTGCGGTCCGGCCATGCCGCTGTAGTAGCTGCTGTGAGGCGTCGGGGAGGCCACGCCCCCTGCAGGGTGAAAGGGCCCAACGAAGGAGGCCGAGGGGGAGCACGCCGACGACACCTGGCTGTACATGGAGCaggggcgggggtggggaggggcctcctgcaggggggggtAGGGAACCCCGGCCATATTGATCTGTTCACGGGCAGCACGAACATCTGGatcagagagagacggagcgcATCAGCTGTAAGTTGTTAAGTACTTGTAGTACCTGCAGTACCTGTACCTATAGCACCAGTACCTGCTGTACCAGTAGTACCTGTAGTACCTGTAGCACCAGTAGTATCTGTAGCACCAGTTGTACCTGTAGTATATGTAGTACCTGTAGCACCAGTAGTACCAGTAGTATCTGTAGTACATGTAGAACCAGTACCTGCTATGATCTCCCTCAGTTTGGGGTCCAGGTTCACGGTGCAGGGCAGGAAGGTGCGGATGTCCCTGGAGGTCAGGACGGGGGTCCGTGAGGACAAGAAGACCTCAAAGCCGCGAGTGTCTCCGTCTATCTCCAGCAGAGGCTCCACGTCCTTGGTGGTGGGGATGTTCTTAGACACtctgagaggagaagaagacacCCGTCTTTACTACTGATGTGGTCCCTCTGTGGCGGCGTGGcgggtgacctctgacctctcgtAGACGGTCTTGAGCGTGGCCAGGTCGGGGACCCCGTCGGTCTCCTCCAGGTACAGGATGAGCCAGGAGGTCCTGTAGGGCCACTGCTCCGTGAGGTTGATCCAGGAGGCCAGGCGGTCCCAGCTGaaggcgatctgattggctctcAGCAGGCGGCCCGTCACGGACACGATGTTCAGCAGCCTCCTCATGGTCTGAGGGCTGATGTCACTGAACCAGTCCTCCGTCACCATCAGCTTCGTCAGGTCAAAGGACATCTGACGGGTCACCGAGCGCTGCACCTGCCGCCGCCGGTAGGTGTCCTGGAGACACAAGGGTCACGTCACAAGGTCAAACAGGTCACGTGACCTCTGCCCGACGAGTATGACGGGAAGTATGACAtgaggtgtacacacacacacacacacacacactcactcgaCGGTTCAGTGTCGTTttgcttcctgtctttgttaATTCTCCCAAACTGTGCTGAGACAGTTTCCTGTCCAACTCCTCATGCCAACCTacagggggacagagggggagacagagacagggggGGAGTAGAAGGAAGGGGGgtttggaggggagagagagacagagacagagagggagagagggagtgcgagggggagagggggagagagggggacaaTATTTGTCTTTACAGTCATCATTCtccatgaaccccccccccccgtcttcgcCCCcaagcctctgtgtgtgttgccacGGTTACCATCTGCGCCGGCTGCCTCCCCGTtggcgggggcggcggcggcgcacaTCTTCCGGGCGCTGGACAGCCCTCGGCTGTTGAGGAAGACGGGCAGGTGCACGATGTTCCTCATGTAGTCGTGGCCGTTGATGTTGGAGTCTCTCAGCACCGAGTTGAGGTTCTGGTTGATGGCCTTGATGATGATGTGAGGGTCACTGGCAAAGATGGAGATGAACGGGCCTTTGGAGAACAGCACCCGCACCTGCAGAACCAAAGGAGGGCCCATCACACCTTCAGGAAGTAGTCATACCCGCACACACTCTGGTACAACGTGGGAACATCTGGGTAGGTAGAGgaagaggtagaggaggaggaacaggaagaggaggaagaggtagaggaggacaaggaaacGGAACAGGAAGAGgtagagcaggaggaggaggaggaacaggaagaagaggaggaagaggtagaGGAGGATAAGGAAACGgagcaggacgaggaggaggaggaggaacaggaagaagaggaggaagaggtagaggaggacaaggaaatggagcaggacgaggaggaggaggaggaacaggaagaagaggaggaagaggtagaGGAGGATAAGGAAACGgagcaggacgaggaggaggaggaggaacaagaagaagaggaggaagaggaggataataaaaaggagcaggaggaggaggactctcaCGGTGTCCAGCATCTGGAGGACTTTGTCCTGCTCGCAGGAGTCCAGCCCGTCGATGACGACGGCGAGGCGCGTCTGATGCTGCGTGAAGCCGTCGATGGTCTTCGCCATCCTCGCCATCAGCTCCACCTCGGTCTTCAGCACCTGAGTGGTTAAACTCATGTGATCTCACATGAACAAAGCACAGAAACGTGCAGCAACAAACGACGcttcaacatcaacaacaacaacaacaacaaccttttcttCAGATTGGATCTTTGGTACTTGAACCGCCCACCTTCATGAAGCCCTCGCTCTTCAGCTTGTGCATCCTGTTGGCGGCGCCGTGGAGCCGCTTCCTCTGCGAGTTCAGCACCGAGTCGGCGACCCTCCACCAGGTCCGGCAGTTGAGCAGCAGCGCCAGTCCCACCACGCCGCCCACCGCCACCAGCACGCCGTTCAGCACGCCGCTCTGCCCGTCCACCTTGAACAGGGCCAGCAGGGCCAGGCCGCTCAGCAGGCAGCACAGGACCAGTGAGAAGACCAGGAAGGAGGGGACGCAGCACGTCctcttccacttcctgtttcctgagacaaacacacaaaagaagagGTTTCAGAGACGAGTCCTTGATGGTGTGTCTCGGTGTgtccctgtctctgtgtctcaccCTGCGTCTCCTCCGTCTTGAACACCCTGAAGAGACGCGTCGCCATGAAGCCGAACTCTCTCTCGCAGGCATCGGACAGAGTGGCGATCATCTCGGCCATTGACGTCTCTCCTCCGACGCTGGACAGCCGGTTGTAGTCAGTGAACAGGAACCTGGGGGGAGGAGGCCGTGAGCTCAgcgtgacatcacttcctgccgTGAGGCGCGTGGGACAGGTGAGCGGCGCTACCTGACGGgcagagctctgctgctctgctccgGCAGCTCCGGTGGATTGACGAAcatcagctggaggagcagctccagGTACCCGATGTGACGGGCCAGCCGGCTGCTGAGGAGCCACGCCCAGTTCCAGCTGTCGCCCTCACGCCGCCCGCCGAAGTACACCACCACTGGGACGGGTGGAGACAAGGTTACTAAATATCATACATCCTCCATGAGTTATTGATAAatggggtgaggaggaggagcagcaggaggagcaggaggaggaggaggaggagcaggaggaggaggaggagcaggaggagcaggaggagcaggaggaggaggagcaggaggaggagcaggaggaggaggagcaggagggggaacagcagcaggaggagcagcaggaggagcaggaggaggagcaggaggaggaggagcagcaggaggagcagcaggaggagcaggaggaggagcagcaggaggaggaggaggaggaggaggagcaggaggaggaggagcagtaggcagcaggaggaggaggaggagcaggagcagcaggaggaggagcaggaggaggaggaggaggaggaggagcaggagcagcaggaggaggaggagcagtaggcagcaggaggaggaggaggagcaggagcagcaggaggaggagcaggaggaggaggaggaggaggaggagcaggagcagcaggaggaggaggagcagtaggcagcaggaggaggagcagcaggaggaggaggaggagcaggaggaggaggagcagtaggcagcaggaggagcagcaggaggaggaggagcagtaggcagcaggaggaggagcagcaggaggaggaggagcaggaggaggagcagactcACCAAAGAAGGCGTAGATGAGGGCCAGCAGGCTGAGGCTGACGGCGATGGACAGCTTGGGGTCCACGGTGAAGCCGATCACCACGGCAACGCAGCCACAGAGGAGCAAAGAGAGCAGCACCACCAGCCAGGAGAAGCGGAAGGACGGCTCCACCTGCTGCCCCGCGAAGGTCTTCATCTCGtctgggggacgggggggtagtGATCGGTCAGtggtttctctgtgtgtctctttgtctcgttctgtgtgtatttctgtgggTGTCTCAATTCGGAAGAACACGCTCGAGGGACGCAGtctggaggacacatctgatctgtcctttgcggcccagcatatcccagcatgcagtgcgggcaGACGGAGGCGGGTGACC includes the following:
- the kidins220b gene encoding kinase D-interacting substrate of 220 kDa B isoform X1, whose protein sequence is MDTTTSIKMTTLAIQNLFSYVEEENLSALKAHLDRFKEVDGRSDNGQTPLMVAAEQGSLEIVQELLRRGANVNLDDVDCWSALISAAKEGHVEVVKELLENSAYIEHRDMGGWTALTWAAYKGRVEVSELLLENGANPNTTGQQYSVYPIIWSAGRGHADIVKVLLREGAKVNCSDKYGTTPLIWASRKGHFDCVMHLLENGADVDQEGANSMTALIVAVRGGYTDVVKELLKRNPNVNMTDKDGNTALMIAAKEGYTEIVQDLLDAGTYVNIPDRSGDTVLIGAVRGGHVEIVRALLHKYADIDIRGQENKTALYWAVEKGNATMVRDILQCNPDTETCTKDGETPLIKATKMRSIEVVELLLDKGAKVSAVDKRGDTPLHIAIRGRSRRLAELLLRNPKDGRLLYRPNKGGETPYNIDCSHQKSILTQIFGARHLSPTETDGDMLGYDLYSSALADILSEPTMQPPICVGLYAQWGSGKSFLLKKLEDEMKTFAGQQVEPSFRFSWLVVLLSLLLCGCVAVVIGFTVDPKLSIAVSLSLLALIYAFFVVVYFGGRREGDSWNWAWLLSSRLARHIGYLELLLQLMFVNPPELPEQSSRALPVRFLFTDYNRLSSVGGETSMAEMIATLSDACEREFGFMATRLFRVFKTEETQGNRKWKRTCCVPSFLVFSLVLCCLLSGLALLALFKVDGQSGVLNGVLVAVGGVVGLALLLNCRTWWRVADSVLNSQRKRLHGAANRMHKLKSEGFMKVLKTEVELMARMAKTIDGFTQHQTRLAVVIDGLDSCEQDKVLQMLDTVRVLFSKGPFISIFASDPHIIIKAINQNLNSVLRDSNINGHDYMRNIVHLPVFLNSRGLSSARKMCAAAAPANGEAAGADGWHEELDRKLSQHSLGELTKTGSKTTLNRRDTYRRRQVQRSVTRQMSFDLTKLMVTEDWFSDISPQTMRRLLNIVSVTGRLLRANQIAFSWDRLASWINLTEQWPYRTSWLILYLEETDGVPDLATLKTVYERVSKNIPTTKDVEPLLEIDGDTRGFEVFLSSRTPVLTSRDIRTFLPCTVNLDPKLREIIADVRAAREQINMAGVPYPPLQEAPPHPRPCSMYSQVSSACSPSASFVGPFHPAGGVASPTPHSSYYSGMAGPQHPFYNRPYFPHHLYEVPRPLMASTYPSYLHPRPPPKHSYSRDVAASKVSSLKRKQGPSSVASAAPVVLLSSMTTEAVCERVRQIDGIDQSMMGHYGATIRKANVNGRVLTQCNIDELKKEMSMNFGDWQLFRATVLDMRHIERQVLHEEAASEQGSVVGVHVEAGRRAVAPPHAGSDASPMYSFNLSFEELSAVGLDEAPRPGNTQWMGGAHRTASMTSLNSQESSNDIARLTDRQQDEYRSAYQEYIAQMAQVEMGGAGGERPVQPQPGHFMTSSAESKEGAEPDGRKSFSKRSAGKPPADSAEFASNSDALDPITEEDEKGEQGSSRNPLTRKASAERGGLFQGAADLKLKAGGLRYQKLTSDDEESEESDNAPLLKDGKKAGPKPPPGGSLALKGKDYLSDATLDKKDSSDSGVRSNESSPNHSLQDEEADLSQLERANLIELDEEGVARKQGLPSSLSGLQDPAVARMSICSEDQCSLLASSPEETWTSSRSFNLNRTPSTVTLNNNTNALQGNRPRPPAEGFTSSNPASSTSDVILSPSSSSCSSSTRPGPNNENVRVVHLKRGLKPGDPPEVCTVSSDTVTFGEERESIL